The Salvia miltiorrhiza cultivar Shanhuang (shh) chromosome 1, IMPLAD_Smil_shh, whole genome shotgun sequence genome has a window encoding:
- the LOC131018046 gene encoding uncharacterized protein LOC131018046 produces the protein MSLDRGWMYRRYAQGSLTGEFMDGLEVFIHYALSRPDLMIGNKIKCPCTKCKNKKFDTPMTVRVHLAKNGFIPRYHIWTMHGEALVQVPDVARRIVTIEEDREVNRYETMVMDVATAQFHNVDDLIEESPNPTAQHLYDMLKAADRELWPGCKTHTQLSLVARLMSLKSDNNMSERCFDQILELIKEIVPDNNLVTGDFYSAKKLLRGMGLPVEKIDCCRNNCMLFWGDDESLNECKFCDANRYKESSGPSGSRQRRLVAVSQMHYFPITPRLQRLYASKATAADMRWHATLVNDGVMRHPADSPAWKHFDNTFPDFAAEVRNVRLGLCTDGFSPFNNFGKQYSSWPILLTPYNLPPWMCMREQHIFLTAVVPGPHNPKDMIDVFLQPLIAELSHLWEVGVQAYDISLKNNFQMRAALLWTISDFPAYSMLSGWSTAGRLACPRCCDDTDSFRLPLSGKQSWFDCHRRFLPTDHPFRRNKYAFIKNAQVRKGPPQTKNGYQLLAEIEGLGIKKVTELTVEETRLRISKRQRTYESGWRKKSIFWDLPYWSSLLIRHNLDVMHIEKNVFDNLFNTIMNTKGKTKDTAKSREELNRFCRRPELEANEQTGKYPKACYMLDNDEKRILLKWIEGLRFPDGYVSSLGRCVNLSTLQMFGMKSHDCHVMMQRVLPVALKDLLPFNVWKTITDLCLFFKDLTSPNIQVDNLLQMQKNIPVILYKLERIFPPSFFDSMEHLPIHLADEAMMAGPVQYRWMYPFERYLGKLKKTVKNKAKVEGSITNAYLVEEATAFCCYYFEDHVKTKQRNVPRNFEGSGVDVIPDMLSVFKYVGRPFGKMTTRFLEPKEHDAAHLYVLNNCTEVTETYTGLFEDEMRAKFRDISSNELQQKLEKEFPTWFKAYGSVLNGVQLDFYSRLLEVVVLEYPGLPIKTTTLFKCEWFDPQTPTGTDIDRDFNLVSVHKNRRYSKYEPFILANQAAQVYYCLYPSKNNNRSNWLAACKVKARPVVEVSTTELPTTSLPFQEEVVGRISLTNIDDISTMVHPHGGEVDIDHDDDDDEDDEDLILQSPESSNTESD, from the exons ATGAGTTTAGATAGAGGGTGGATGTATAGGCGATATGCTCAAGGTAGTCTAACAGGAGAGTTCATGGATGGATTGGAAGTATTTATCCATTATGCACTTTCTCGACCGGACTTAATGATTGGAAATAAGATCAAATGCCCATGCACGAAATGTAAGAACAAAAAATTTGATACTCCAATGACTGTTAGGGTTCACTTGGCAAAGAATGGTTTTATCCCTAGATACCATATATGGACGATGCATGGTGAAGCGTTAGTGCAAGTCCCTGATGTTGCTAGGCGTATTGTAACCATTGAGGAAGATAGAGAAGTTAATCGTTATGAGACGATGGTGATGGATGTAGCGACAGCTCAATTTCACAATGTCGATGATCTAATTGAAGAATCTCCAAACCCAACAGCCCAACATTTGTATGATATGTTAAAGGCGGCTGATAGAGAGTTGTGGCCTGGCTGTAAAACCCATACCCAATTATCTCTTGTAGCTCGATTGATGAGTTTAAAATCTGATAATAATATGTCTGAGCGATGTTTTGATCAGATTTTGGAgttgattaaagaaatagttCCCGATAATAATTTGGTGACTGGAGATTTCTACAGTGCAAAGAAATTGCTTCGTGGGATGGGTTTGccagttgagaagattgattgTTGTCGTAATAATTGTATGCTTTTTTGGGGGGATGATGAAAGCTTGAACGAGTGTAAGTTTTGCGATGCAAACCGTTACAAAGAATCTTCTGGTCCCAGTGGTAGTCGTCAACGACGCCTAGTTGCAGTAAGTCAGATGCATTACTTTCCCATCACTCCAAGATTGCAAAGGTTATATGCATCTAAAGCAACAGCAGCTGATATGCGATGGCATGCTACATTAGTTAATGATGGTGTGATGAGACACCCTGCAGACTCACCTGCATGGAAACATTTTGACAACACATTTCCTGATTTTGCGGCTGAGgtcagaaatgtgagattggggCTTTGTACTGACGGATTCTCGCCATTCAACAATTTTGGAAAGCAATATTCCTCATGGCCAATCCTACTTACTCCATACAATCTTCCTCCTTGGATGTGCATGAGAGAACAACACATATTTCTCACTGCTGTCGTCCCTGGGCCACACAATCCAAAGGATATGattgatgtttttcttcaaCCGTTGATTGCTGAGTTATCTCATCTTTGGGAAGTGGGTGTCCAAGCGTATGACATATCATTGAAGAATAATTTCCAAATGCGTGCTGCACTTTTGTGGACAATTAGTGACTTTCCCGCTTATTCTATGCTTTCTGGTTGGAGTACAGCTGGTAGATTGGCATGTCCACGTTGTTGTGATGATACAGATTCTTTTCGATTACCTTTGAGTGGTAAACAATCCTGGTTTGACTGTCATAGGAGGTTCTTACCCACTGATCATCCTTTTCGACGCAACAAATATGCGTTTATAAAAAATGCTCAAGTAAGAAAAGGTCCTCCACAAACAAAAAATGGGTACCAGTTGTTGGCTGAGATTGAGGGATTGGGGATTAAAAAAGTAACAGAATTGACAGTTGAAGAGACTCGATTACGGATATCTAAACGACAAAGAACTTATGAATCAGGTTGGAGGAAAAAAAGTATATTCTGGGATTTGCCATATTGGAGTTCGTTGCTTATACGTCATAATCTTGATGTTATGCATATAGAAAAGAACGTCTTTGATAATTTGTTCAACACCATTATGAACACTAAAGGCAAAACAAAGGATACGGCCAAATCTCGCGAAGAATTGAATAGGTTTTGTCGCAGACCTGAGTTAGAAGCCAATGAACAAACAGGAAAGTACCCTAAAGCATGTTATATGCTTGATAATGATGAGAAAAGAATCTTACTTAAGTGGATTGAAGGGCTTAGATTTCCTGATGGCTATGTATCCTCGTTGGGTAGATGTGTCAACTTGAGTACACTTCAAATGTTTGGTATGAAGAGTCACGATTGTCACGTGATGATGCAACGAGTATTGCCGGTCGCACTAAAAGATCTTCTACCATTCAATGTGTGGAAAACAATTACAGATCTTTGTCTCTTTTTCAAAGATTTGACTTCACCAAACATTCAAGTTGACAATCTTCTTCAGATGCAAAAAAATATTCCTGTCATTCTCTATAAGTTGGAAAGAATCTTCCCTCCTAGTTTCTTCGACTCTATGGAGCATCTTCCAATACACTTGGCCGATGAGGCTATGATGGCAGGCCCTGTACAGTATAGATGGATGTATCCATTTGAGAGGTACTTGGGAAAGTTGAAGAAAACAGTTAAAAACAAAGCCAAAGTTGAAGGATCAATTACAAATGCTTATCTTGTGGAAGAGGCTACAGCATTCTGTTGTTATTACTTTGAAGATCATGTTAAGACAAAGCAACGGAATGTACCTCGAAACTTTGAAGGTAGTGGTGTTGATGTGATCCCTGACATGTTGTCTGTCTTCAAGTATGTTGGGAGACCATTTGGAAAGATGACAACTAGATTTCTAGAACCTAAAGAGCACGACGCCGCCCATTTGTACGTGCTAAACAATTGCACAGAAGTTACAGAAACCTACACAGG GTTGTTTGAGGATGAAATGCGGGCCAAATTTCGTGATATTTCATCCAATGAACTTCAACAGAAACTTGAGAAAGAATTTCCCACATGGTTCAAAGCATAT GGTTCAGTGTTGAACGGTGTCCAGTTAGATTTCTATAGTCGTTTGTTAGAGGTTGTTGTCCTAGAGTATCCTGGGCTACCAATAAAAACAACCACATTATTCAAATGTGAGTGGTTTGACCCTCAAACTCCAACTGGAACCGACATTGATCGTGACTTCAATCTGGTTTCGGTGCACAAGAATCGTCGTTATTCCAAATACGAACCATTTATCCTCGCCAATCAAGCTGCACAAGTTTATTATTGCTTGTATCCAAGTAAAAATAACAACAGAAGCAATTGGTTGGCCGCTTGTAAAGTGAAAGCAAGGCCAGTTGTTGAAGTTTCCACAACTGAACTTCCAACAACGTCTTTGCCTTTTCAAGAGGAAGTCGTAGGCAGAATATCTCTTACGAATATAGATGACATTTCAACAATGGTTCATCCACATGGAGGCGAGGTGGACATAgatcatgatgatgatgatgatgaagatgatgaagaccTTATTTTACAATCCCCCGAGTCTTCTAACACTGAATCAGATTGA
- the LOC131006559 gene encoding uncharacterized protein LOC131006559 translates to MDASTQSGSNPSGSTPSGSGPSGSTPSGSGPSGSGPIFDNRPPVDENPNVEEERVASDGRTWVYFTRSILRPTGAIRARATDSFQGMPHESGTNWKNLTEGMRDFYFDEFEKAFCWDKTQHTRHVIKKAWVKSARVAYKDYISNCKKVLLIHKKKIEYLQPNIEAAWRAYWALPATQARSAQASRNRRSEPGGPGTGMAIHHGGSRSALDHAEHLARESNISFDEATWATFRRMHYKNGQYTAGRPAQHGLEVERRLAELRQTQEDVTPVDVERIFREVVAPDSRGRIMGLGMMMSRAITESGDSSSTHSTSTSQFPFPVASRDELITLREELSSTQRELEVRRASEEAQSKAIQEMQAQIALLMRGYHAQSPSDASDGTHPDL, encoded by the exons ATGGATGCTTCTACTCAATCCGGGTCTAATCCATCCGGTTCTACTCCATCTGGTTCGGGTCCATCCGGTTCTACTCCATCTGGTTCGGGTCCATCCGGTTCTGGTCCTATTTTCGATAATAGGCCGCCAGTGGATGAAAACCCTAATGTGGAGGAGGAACGTGTTGCTAGTGATGGGCGGACATGGGTTTATTTCACTCGTAG TATTCTGAGGCCGACTGGAGCTATTCGGGCTAGGGCGACTGATAGCTTTCAAGGTATGCCACATGAAAGTGGCACCAATTGGAAGAATTTGACTGAGGGGATGAgggatttttattttgatgagtTTGAG AAAGCATTTTGTTGGGATAAAACGCAACATACCAGGCATGTTATTAAGAAAGCGTGGGTTAAGTCAGCTCGAGTGGCGTACAAGGATTACATCAGCAATTGCAAGAAGGTCCTGTTGATACATAAGAAGAAGATTGAATATCTTCAGCCTAACATTGAGGCAGCTTGGAGGGCTTATTGGGCTTTGCCTGCTACTCAGGCAAGGTCTGCTCAGGCGTCCAGGAATCGCCGCTCAGAGCCAGGCGGTCCGGGTACAGGGATGGCTATCCATCATGGAGGGTCGCGCAGTGCTTTAGATCATGCTGAGCATCTG GCTCGGGAGAGCAATATTTCTTTTGACGAGGCTACTTGGGCGACTTTTCGACGGATGCATTATAAGAATGGACAGTATACCGCTGGACGACCTGCGCAGCACGGG TTGGAGGTCGAGAGGCGATTGGCAGAGCTTCGCCAAACACAGGAAGACGTCACGCCCGTAGATGTAGAGCGCATCTTCCGAGAGGTCGTCGCTCCTGATTCGAGGGGGCGCATCATGGGATTAGGCATGATGATGTCTAGGGCGATTACTGAGAGCGGCGATTCGTCGAGCACGCACTCCACTAGCACCTCCCAGTTTCCTTTCCCTGTTGCCTCGAGAGATGAGCTCATTACATTGAGGGAGGAGCTGAGCTCCACACAGAGGGAGCTAGAGGTCAGGAGAGCGAGCGAGGAGGCTCAGAGCAAGGCTATACAGGAGATGCAAGCCCAGATCGCCCTCCTCATGCGAGGATATCATGCACAGTCCCCCTCCGACGCCTCTGATGGGACCCACCCGGACCTCTGA